One window of the Spirochaetia bacterium 38H-sp genome contains the following:
- a CDS encoding beta-propeller fold lactonase family protein has product MKKTLFILLALFFTLRAEAITLSLKIFPTDYVLLLDEKPLSPYKTLENIRYYDLPYGKYELILRAPGYYDKRINIKLIKPTYIEDKLYRTASRLSLIGEYPTGSQPKSVSFSPDGHYLYVALLDDNGVDIFNGQDFSYIKRAEVPKQFALEKGFVESAIVNGLLWISQMTTGRIHIFDLYGNYLYTSDRTGVWPKVICPDRKGKIIYISNWESRDIAVMDALTGRLISSIKVSGIPRGMSISQDNKYLYVCNYEKGLIEKIDTEKKEVIKTIDNGFGARRHIVMDRYGEFAYISDMYKGTIAKLELKTDKILLEKYIGPKLNTIDISSDGKFLFVSSRGHNNPETYLKKGPDFGRVYVLDTSDLSIVDWVWGRNQPTGLAISPDDKFLVFSDFLDGNIEVYDISRLWNDLSD; this is encoded by the coding sequence ATGAAAAAGACTCTTTTTATACTTCTCGCTCTTTTTTTTACTTTAAGGGCAGAAGCAATAACCCTGTCTTTAAAAATATTCCCAACCGACTATGTACTTTTACTGGACGAGAAACCTTTATCCCCCTACAAAACCTTAGAAAATATACGTTACTATGATTTACCCTATGGCAAATATGAGCTAATACTCAGGGCACCTGGGTATTACGACAAGCGTATCAATATAAAACTCATAAAACCTACATATATAGAAGATAAATTATACCGAACGGCGTCCCGCCTTTCTCTGATAGGAGAATACCCCACTGGAAGCCAACCCAAAAGCGTTAGCTTTTCTCCCGACGGACACTATCTATATGTTGCTCTTCTTGATGACAATGGTGTGGATATATTTAACGGACAGGATTTCTCCTATATAAAGAGAGCAGAAGTGCCAAAGCAGTTTGCTTTAGAGAAAGGCTTTGTAGAATCTGCTATTGTAAACGGACTTCTGTGGATATCTCAAATGACAACAGGTAGGATACACATCTTTGACCTCTACGGAAACTACCTCTACACCTCAGACAGGACGGGAGTCTGGCCCAAGGTGATATGTCCAGACAGAAAAGGCAAAATAATATATATCTCCAATTGGGAATCAAGAGATATTGCGGTTATGGATGCCCTTACAGGCAGGCTGATATCCAGCATAAAAGTCTCAGGAATACCAAGAGGGATGTCCATAAGCCAGGATAACAAATATCTGTATGTATGCAACTATGAGAAAGGACTTATAGAAAAAATAGATACAGAAAAAAAGGAAGTCATAAAAACTATAGACAATGGATTTGGAGCAAGAAGACACATCGTTATGGACAGATATGGAGAATTTGCTTACATATCCGACATGTACAAAGGAACAATAGCCAAGCTGGAACTGAAGACGGATAAAATTTTGCTAGAAAAATACATAGGCCCTAAGCTCAATACCATAGATATATCCTCCGACGGGAAATTCCTATTTGTATCTTCCAGAGGCCATAACAATCCGGAAACCTATCTAAAAAAAGGACCTGATTTTGGCAGAGTATATGTCTTGGATACTTCTGACCTTAGCATTGTGGATTGGGTATGGGGAAGAAACCAACCTACAGGGCTTGCCATATCTCCGGATGACAAGTTCCTTGTGTTTTCAGATTTTTTGGATGGCAACATAGAGGTCTATGACATAAGCAGATTATGGAATGATTTATCAGACTGA
- a CDS encoding peptidoglycan bridge formation glycyltransferase FemA/FemB family protein produces MDWKKTDLAELESPNLLQSGFWGAFKACFGWDALAMQSSHGSSVLVLYRRLAGGSYLAYIPHPFYKASPDYRLICDLSSACEALSPYNIIFTRIDIGWEKHPDSTSPAGFIKSPVDIQPPDTVILDLNYSEEELLSAMHKKTRYNIRLAKKKGVRIAVLPYEQYFDAWYELYLETAKRDKISIHSKEYYKKLFWLAENWEGLTPSLFLLGAFYGNKLLAGNIVSFYGDTATYLYGASSNEHRNIMPTYLLQWETIKMAREAGLKHYDLYGIPPAPDPSHPMYGLYRFKTGFGGKTVKRAGCWDIPLNKAAYSFYRLAENIRQTYHKRIKKMFRR; encoded by the coding sequence GTGGACTGGAAAAAAACAGATCTTGCAGAGCTAGAGTCTCCCAACCTGCTCCAAAGCGGGTTCTGGGGGGCTTTTAAAGCATGCTTTGGCTGGGATGCTCTTGCTATGCAGTCCTCCCATGGCAGCTCTGTCCTTGTCTTATATCGCAGACTTGCAGGCGGCTCTTATCTTGCTTATATACCACATCCTTTTTATAAAGCTAGCCCAGATTACAGGCTTATCTGTGACCTGTCTTCTGCCTGTGAAGCCTTATCTCCTTATAATATTATATTTACCCGGATTGACATCGGTTGGGAAAAACATCCAGATTCTACTTCCCCGGCAGGTTTTATAAAGTCTCCTGTGGATATACAACCTCCCGATACAGTTATTCTTGATTTGAACTATTCTGAAGAAGAACTACTTTCTGCAATGCATAAGAAGACTAGATATAACATAAGACTTGCAAAGAAAAAGGGAGTAAGGATAGCTGTTTTGCCTTACGAGCAGTATTTTGATGCATGGTATGAGCTTTATCTAGAGACTGCAAAAAGAGATAAGATAAGTATCCATAGCAAAGAATATTACAAAAAATTGTTTTGGCTTGCAGAAAACTGGGAAGGTCTTACCCCGAGCTTGTTCCTCCTTGGAGCCTTTTATGGCAATAAACTTCTTGCAGGTAACATAGTCTCTTTTTATGGAGACACTGCGACATATCTGTATGGAGCAAGCTCCAATGAGCACAGAAACATTATGCCCACGTATTTATTACAGTGGGAAACAATAAAGATGGCAAGAGAAGCAGGGTTAAAACACTATGACCTATATGGCATCCCGCCTGCACCAGACCCGTCACACCCTATGTATGGTCTGTATCGCTTTAAGACCGGTTTTGGAGGAAAAACAGTAAAGCGCGCGGGCTGTTGGGATATCCCTTTAAATAAAGCAGCATACTCATTTTACCGTCTTGCAGAGAACATAAGACAGACTTATCATAAACGCATAAAAAAAATGTTTAGGAGGTAG
- the metG gene encoding methionine--tRNA ligase, with the protein MKKKRLVTSALPYVNNVPHLGNLIQVLSADVFARYCRSAGYETLYICGTDEYGTATETRALEEGVSPRELCDKFHAIHTEVYKWFEIAFDKWGRTSTPEHTQITQDIFLKLDKAGYIKEKTITQLYSEKSEMFLADRYVHGTCPYCSYEDARGDQCENCGKLLDPTELINPRSAIDGSTPVLKETRHLYIDLPALLPKLKEWIKKASVEGRWATNAVKMTESWIRDGLHERCITRDLKWGVPVPKKGFEGKVFYVWFDAPIGYISITATLTDRWKDWWKNPDEVELYQFIGKDNIPFHTVIFPSSLLGTGENWTMLKTMSSTEYLNYESGKFSKSRGIGVFGTDAMDTGIPADVWRFYLFYNRPESSDYMFTWKDFQEKVNSELIGNFSNLVNRTLSFVSRFYDGKVPDAPVDESFWEEVRSQEAVITDKLEWANLRDAMRGIFALADMGNKAFQAGEPWKTRKTEPEKAARLIKNLVYLVRDLAVLIEPYLPATAKRIMGFLGVSATWADLGICNGIEKISQPEILFARLEDELISKLRDRFSGSQSEREEKTVEEREDIKELPLDEKFRQKVRLVVAKITEIKRHPNAEKLYIEKIDFGGEESQIVSGLVPYYTEEELLGHNVIVVKNLQPAKLRGEKSNGMLLAAEEGDTVEVIFADDVSPGTLIVVEGDDPSSYTDAGRLTIDEFFDIPLKVEDGAVTVGGRRLVAGQTVLSTVKVKNGSVG; encoded by the coding sequence ATGAAAAAGAAAAGATTGGTTACTTCTGCTTTGCCTTATGTTAATAATGTTCCGCATCTGGGGAATCTTATCCAGGTTCTATCAGCGGATGTTTTTGCGCGCTATTGTCGTAGTGCGGGCTATGAGACTCTTTATATTTGTGGTACTGATGAATATGGTACTGCTACCGAGACAAGGGCTCTTGAGGAGGGGGTAAGTCCAAGAGAGCTTTGTGATAAGTTTCATGCGATTCATACCGAGGTGTATAAGTGGTTTGAGATTGCTTTTGATAAGTGGGGAAGGACGTCTACTCCAGAACATACGCAAATTACTCAGGATATTTTTCTCAAGTTGGATAAGGCAGGTTATATCAAAGAAAAAACTATAACTCAGCTTTATTCCGAGAAATCAGAGATGTTTCTTGCGGACAGATATGTTCATGGGACATGCCCTTATTGTTCTTATGAGGATGCAAGAGGAGATCAGTGTGAGAATTGTGGTAAGCTCCTTGATCCTACTGAGCTTATCAATCCCAGAAGTGCGATAGATGGCTCTACGCCTGTTCTCAAGGAGACCAGACATCTTTATATAGACCTTCCGGCTCTTCTTCCCAAGCTTAAAGAGTGGATCAAGAAGGCTTCTGTTGAAGGGAGATGGGCTACTAATGCTGTTAAGATGACAGAGAGCTGGATACGGGATGGACTGCATGAGCGTTGTATTACTAGGGATCTTAAATGGGGCGTTCCCGTACCCAAGAAGGGATTTGAGGGTAAGGTGTTTTATGTATGGTTTGATGCCCCAATAGGTTATATATCAATAACAGCTACTTTAACGGATAGGTGGAAAGACTGGTGGAAAAATCCAGATGAGGTGGAGCTTTATCAGTTTATCGGAAAGGACAATATTCCTTTTCATACTGTAATTTTCCCTTCTTCGCTTCTTGGTACGGGTGAGAATTGGACGATGCTTAAGACTATGTCTTCTACAGAATATCTTAACTACGAGAGTGGTAAATTTTCCAAGAGTAGGGGTATCGGTGTTTTTGGTACTGATGCTATGGATACCGGTATTCCTGCAGATGTGTGGCGTTTTTATCTTTTTTATAATCGTCCTGAGTCTTCTGACTATATGTTTACATGGAAGGATTTTCAGGAGAAGGTAAACAGCGAGTTGATTGGTAATTTTTCCAATCTCGTAAATAGGACTTTGTCCTTTGTATCCAGATTTTATGATGGCAAGGTTCCTGATGCTCCAGTTGATGAGTCTTTCTGGGAAGAGGTAAGGAGTCAGGAGGCTGTCATAACGGATAAGCTGGAGTGGGCTAATCTTAGGGATGCTATGCGTGGTATCTTTGCCTTGGCAGATATGGGAAATAAGGCTTTTCAGGCAGGTGAACCTTGGAAGACAAGAAAGACAGAGCCAGAAAAAGCTGCAAGGCTTATAAAGAATCTTGTTTATCTTGTAAGGGATCTTGCTGTTCTAATAGAGCCCTATCTTCCTGCCACTGCAAAACGTATTATGGGCTTCCTAGGAGTGTCTGCTACGTGGGCTGATCTTGGTATATGTAACGGTATAGAAAAGATATCTCAGCCGGAGATTCTCTTTGCAAGGCTGGAAGATGAGCTGATATCTAAACTCAGAGATAGATTTTCCGGCTCTCAATCCGAGAGAGAGGAGAAAACAGTGGAAGAGCGTGAAGATATAAAAGAACTTCCTTTGGATGAAAAATTCAGACAAAAAGTAAGGCTTGTTGTTGCAAAAATAACGGAAATAAAAAGACATCCCAATGCGGAAAAGCTATATATAGAGAAAATAGATTTTGGAGGAGAGGAGTCTCAGATTGTTTCCGGTCTTGTTCCCTATTATACAGAAGAAGAACTTCTAGGGCATAATGTTATTGTTGTAAAGAATCTACAGCCTGCAAAGCTTAGAGGAGAGAAGAGCAATGGAATGCTGCTTGCGGCAGAGGAAGGCGATACTGTAGAGGTGATATTTGCCGATGATGTGTCGCCTGGGACTCTTATTGTTGTAGAAGGGGACGATCCTTCTTCTTATACAGATGCCGGACGTCTAACAATTGATGAGTTTTTTGATATCCCGTTAAAGGTAGAAGACGGTGCCGTAACCGTGGGAGGCAGGAGACTTGTTGCAGGACAGACTGTTCTTTCTACTGTCAAGGTAAAGAACGGGAGCGTTGGTTAA